Proteins encoded within one genomic window of Aquarana catesbeiana isolate 2022-GZ linkage group LG03, ASM4218655v1, whole genome shotgun sequence:
- the PROSER2 gene encoding proline and serine-rich protein 2: MPSNFLKFSSSSMESEFHNRSDFERNGSFDSQGSHHSRTRSFNMDDENMKYLTNEEKNALMFFEETLDAFEEDNEEPPILLNSSLGSYSPRTTEDSHSDSDDIIDLVQTGHNHEGLLSDTGSGPTTNGQKRTQHDSSLLAAPGFASAPVIISESAIQRVERVEDHFPSEPPIDYPKFHGAVPTPVIIAQKISEKKTENVHLSSMSPKEERSPELKKSVATSPVGDEHFVLPGSPNGKLNRFPNNISVKLTGKQYNKTIAKAAVNVQERKAQVLANLHGQTLFAEEIDGKNSEQLIRRTSFRDVSSEQARYEALTKLGLVKEMPIQANMQTTSASTSPVSNGQHSPKFFPPEIKRRFSNEKVNANSQLSAKIPTPEFNTKISNEHHVINSQSSSKFFTTETKRVPSIEKDNMSSQHLPKVLAEESNRRLSNEQMNTRVSIKVLSPESSKKISYDHDFNNGQNSSKYFTTETKRVPSIEKDTMSSQHSPKVLAEESNRRLSNEQMNTRVSQVRSPESSKKISYDHDFNNGQNSSKYFTTETKRIPSEEQDHMSGQHLPKVLGEESSRRLSNEQESISKILRNEPSPFVPLGKTVVIKGETPASYVDKNKRHSSIYVNHEQKQPNHQEIKRTQSVPRPTGFRSQGITVQFSGRDSSEDTRKDALRKLGLLKGQSGQ, translated from the exons ATGCCAAGCAACTTCTTAAAATTTAGTTCTTCAAGTATGGAATCGGAGTTCCATAACCGTAGTGACTTTGAACGAAATGGAAGTTTTGATAGTCAAGGCAGTCACCATTCCAGAACCAGGAGCTTCAATATG GACGATGAGAACATGAAATATCTAACAAATGAGGAGAAGAATGCCCTCATGTTTTTTGAAGAAACATTGGATGCTTTTGAGGAGGACAATGAGGAGCCACCAATCTTACTCAATTCAAGTTTAGGTTCTTACTCGCCCAGAACAACAGAAGATAGTCACTCTGACAGCGATGATATAATTGACCTGGTGCAGACGGGGCACAATCATGAAGGACTTTTGTCAG ATACTGGTTCTGGACCAACTACCAATGGTCAGAAACGCACACAACACGATTCCAGCCTATTGGCTGCCCCTGGCTTTGCTAGTGCACCTGTGATTATCTCAGAAAGTGCAATTCAGAGGGTGGAGAGGGTGGAGGACCATTTTCCTTCTGAACCTCCAATAGACTATCCTAAATTTCATGGAGCTGTTCCCACACCTGTAATCATAGCACAAAAGATCTCAGAGAAAAAAACAGAGAATGTACATTTGTCCTCAATGTCACCCAAAGAGGAGAGATCACCAGAGCTGAAGAAGAGTGTAGCCACCTCACCAGTTGGTGACGAACATTTTGTACTTCCTGGTTCACCCAATGGGAAACTTAACAGATTTCCAAATAACATAAGTGTTAAGCTGACAGGGAAACAGTATAACAAAACAATCGCTAAAGCAGCTGTCAATGTACAAGAAAGAAAAGCTCAAGTCCTGGCCAATTTACATGGGCAAACATTGTTTGCAGAGGAAATTGATGGAAAAAACAGCGAACAACTCATTCGGAGGACATCGTTTCGGGATGTGTCTTCTGAGCAAGCAAGATATGAAGCACTGACTAAGCTTGGCTTGGTTAAAGAAATGCCAATTCAAGCTAACATGCAGACCACTAGTGCATCCACCTCTCCTGTATCAAATGGTCAGCACTCGCCAAAGTTTTTCCCTCCAGAAATAAAGAGGAGATTTTCAAATGAGAAAGTGAATGCTAATTCTCAACTCTCAGCAAAGATCCCGACTCCAGAATTTAATACAAAGATTTCAAATGAACACCATGTTATCAATAGCCAGAGCTCTTCAAAATTTTTCACTACAGAAACAAAAAGGGTACCTTCAATAGAGAAGGATAACATGAGCAGTCAGCATTTGCCAAAGGTCTTGGCTGAAGAATCAAACAGGAGACTTTCAAATGAGCAAATGAACACGCGTGTGTCAATAAAGGTCTTGTCTCCAGAATCAAGCAAAAAGATTTCATATGACCATGATTTTAACAATGGCCAGAACTCTTCAAAATATTTCACTACAGAAACAAAAAGGGTACCTTCAATAGAGAAAGATACCATGAGCAGTCAGCATTCGCCAAAGGTCTTGGCTGAAGAGTCAAACAGAAGACTTTCAAATGAGCAAATGAACACGCGTGTGTCACAGGTCCGGTCTCCAGAATCAAGCAAAAAGATTTCATATGACCATGATTTTAACAATGGCCAGAACTCTTCCAAATATTTCACTACAGAAACAAAAAGGATACCTTCAGAAGAGCAAGACCACATGAGTGGTCAGCACTTGCCAAAGGTCTTGGGTGAGGAATCGAGCAGGAGACTTTCAAATGAACAAGAGAGTATCAGTAAAATATTGAGGAATGAACCCAGTCCCTTTGTTCCTTTGGGGAAAACTGTTGTTATTAAAGGAGAAACACCAGCTTCATATGTTGATAAAAATAAGCGTCACAGTAGCATATATGTTAATCATGAGCAAAAGCAGCCAAATCACCAAGAGATCAAGAGAACACAGTCAGTGCCAAGACCTACTGGTTTTAGATCTCAGGGGATTACTGTACAGTTCTCTGGACGTGACTCTTCTGAAGATACTAGGAAAGATGCATTGAGAAAGCTTGGCCTACTAAAAGGACAGTCTGGACAGTGA